The Acidobacteriota bacterium genome segment ATCGCGCGCAGCCCGGCCACGAGACGGTCGCGCCGCCGGCGGTAGATCTCCCGCGTGCGGGCCGGCTCCGATGCGGCGCTCCCGCTCAAGGCCGCCAGCGCCGCTTTCTGCGACACCGACGAGGCGTGGGTCGTGTCGTGGCTTTGCAACGTGACCACCGCCGAGATCACCTCGGGAGCGGCGATCGCATAACCGATCCGCCAGCCCGTCATCGCCCAGCTCTTCGAGAACGCCGAGACGAAGACGAGCCGGTCTCCCAGTTCCGGGCGATGGGCGAGCAGGCTGGCCGCCCCCTCCTGCTCGTAGACGAAACTCTCGTAGGTCTCGTCGCTGACGACCCACAGGTCGCGCTCCACGGCCAGCTCGACGATCTTCCGCGCCTCCCCGGGAGGCAGGACGGCTCCGCTCGGGTTGGCGGGGGAGTTGAGCAGCAGCATGCGCGTCGCAGGTGTGAGCACGCGCTCGAGGAGCTCCGCCCGGATGGTGAACCCGTCGCCCGGGTCGAGCGCCGCCGGCACCGGCCGGGCGCCGGCGAGCCTCACCTGTTCCGGGAAGGAGACCCAGTAGGGAGCGGGAATGACGACCTCGTCGCCCGGATCGAGGAGGGCCAGCATCACGAGGAAGAGCACCGACTTCCCCCCCGCTCCGACGATGACCTCCCGGGCGTCCACCGGAACGCCCGCCCGTCCGGAGTAGTGAGCCGCGATCGCCTGGCGGAGCTCGGGGATTCCGGCGGCGACCGTGTAGTGCGTGAAGTCGTTCTCGATCGCCTCGATGCCGGCCCGTTTGACCGCCTCGGGGCTGGGAAGGTCCGGCTCGCCCGGACCGAAGTCCACGACGTCCACCCCCGACGCGCGCAGGCGTTCGGCCTCCGCCTTGATCGCGAGCGTGGGCGAGGGCGCGATCGCGGACAGGCGCCGCGAGAGCCTCCGGCTCATCCCCGCGCCTTTCCCGGCCCGAACCGGCGGGCCAGCCGCTCCGCCACGGGCCGAGGCACCAGCCCGGACACGTCCCCTCCGAGCTGCACGATCTCGCGCACGAGCCGCGACGAGATGAAGGAGACCTCCTCCCCCGCGGTGAGGAAGAGGGTCTCGAGCCGAGGGTTGAGCCGGCGGTTCATCAACGCCATCTGGAGCTCGTACTCCACGTCGCTGACCGCCCGGAGGCCGCGCACGATCACGCGCGCGCCGACCTGCCGGGCGAAGTCGGAAAGCAGCCCGTCGAAGGAAGCGACCTCCACGCGCTGCAGGCCCGCCTCCCGGACCGCCTCCTCGATCATGGCGCGCCGCTCCTCGGCACCGAACATCGGCGTCTTCGCCGTGTTCTCGAGAACCGCCACCACGAGGGAGCCGAACAGATCGGACGCCCGCCGGATCAGATCGAGGTGGCCCATGGTCACCGGATCGAACGAACCGGGGTAGACCGCCTTCAAGCCGCTCCCGCTCACCGGGCCACCCCTCGGCTCCGGCCCGGACCGCCCGCCTCCCCGCGGATCATCGCCTCGGCGTGCCGGCGCGCGGTGTCGGTCACGACGCTTCCCGCGAGCATCCGGGCCACCTCTTCGACGCGCTCGTCGAGATCGGTGAGCGTCTTGACCACCGCCACCGTCCGCCCCGATCGCTGCTTCTTCGTCACCGTCACGTGGGTGTCGGCGCGCGAAGCCACCTGCGGAAGGTGGGTGATGCAGATGACCTGGTGGTGCCGCGAAACGCGCGACAGGAACTCGCCGAGGCGGTCGGCCGCCTGCCCCCCGAGCCCCTGATCGACCTCGTCGAACAGAAGCGTGCGCGGCGGAAGTTCGCCCTCGAGGGCCACGTCGAGGGCGAGCATGAGCCGGCTGAGTTCCCCGCCCGAAGCGACCTTCCGGAGCGGGCGCGCGGGCTCTCCGGGGTTGGCCCGCAGATGGAACTCGACCCCGCTGAGCCCGTCGGCGGCGATCCGGGAAGCGTCGATCGCGCCGGGGTCGTCCTCCAGTCCCGGGCGCGGCGTCACGTGCACCTCCAGCCGCGCCTTCGGCATCGCCAGCTCCTCGAGGAGCGACGCCACCTTGCGCTCCAGTTCGCCCGCAGCCCGGCGCCGGCTCTCGTGCAGCTCGCGCGCGGCGGCGAGGTAAGCGGCCGCCGCCGACTGCCTCTGCTCGGCGAGCTGGGCGGCCGACTCTTCCGCTCCCTCCAGTTCGGCCAACTCGCGGCGCAGCGCCTCGCCCTGGGCGATCAGATCCTCGAGCGGTGCGCCGTCGAATCGCCGCCGGAGCTTGTCGAGACGGTGGAGGCGGTCCTCCACCTCCGCGAGGCGCTCGGGATCGGGGGCGATCTCGGAGGCGGCGCTGCGCAGGTCGGCGGCGATCTCGTCCACCTGGGCGCGCACGTCGTCCAGCCGGTCCGCCAGCTCCGCGAACTGCTCCCCGCGGTCGGCCTGGCGGTGCAGCCGCCGGGCCGCGGCGTGGATCTTCTCCGTCGCCGATCCCTCTCCCTCGTAGAGGAGCTGGAGCGCCGCCGCGAGCGCCTCCCCGATCTCCTCCGCGTGACGGAGCCGCTCGCGCTCTCTCCGCAGTTCCTCCTCTTCGCCCGGCTTGGGCGCGACGGCCTCCAGCTCCGCCAGGCGGTACTCGATCAGCTCACGCCGGGCCTCGCGCGCAGCGGCCCGCTCCCGGTGCTCCTTCAGCCGGGCTTCGCACTCCCGGAGCTCCCCGAACGCCCGTCGCGTCCGCTCGAGCAGCGCACCGTGCCGCGCGAAGCGGTCGAGAATCTCCCGGTGGTTCTCCGGCGCCAGCAGCGATTGCTGCTCGTGCTGCCCGTGCATTTCGACGAGACCGGCCGTCAGCTCGCGCAGGAGGGACAGCGTCACGGTCGAGCCGCCGATCAGCGCCCGGGAACGCCCCTCGGCGCCGATCTCCCGCCGGATCAGGAGTTCGTCCCCCCGGGGATCGTAGCCGGCGGTGGCGAGTCTGCGGACGAGATCGGGACGGCCGGAAAGGTCGAACAGCGCCTCGACCACGGCGCGTTCTTCCCCCTGGCGCACCATAGACGCTTCGCCGCGGCCCCCGAGCGCCAGCGCGAGCGCTCCGACGAGGAGCGACTTTCCGGCACCCGTCTCGCCGGTGATCAGGTTCAGGCCGGGGGAGAAGGACAACTCCACCCGCCGCGCCAGAACCAGGTTCTCGATGCGCAGTTCACGCAGCATGCTCGGCCCACGCGGCTGTCGGGAATCCGGCGCGAAACGGCTTGTTCCGGGAGATTTCGGCCACGCGAGGTTATCACCCGGCCGGGAACGCGGTCAACCGCGGCCGGTCCGGCGCGCGCCGAGGGCGAGGGCACACCAACCAGCGATGAAGGCGAGCCCGCCGGCCGGGGTCACCATGCCGACCCATCGAGGTGCGCCGAGGCCGAGCAGGTACAGGCTTCCCGAAAAGAGGACCACCCCGGCGGCGAAGGCCCACGCCGCGGGACCCGCCACGCGCCCGGCCGTCCGCCGCGCCCACGGGCTGGCGAGCGCGATCAGGGCGAGGGCGTGGACGATCTGGTAGCGCGACGC includes the following:
- a CDS encoding pyridoxal phosphate-dependent aminotransferase, producing MSRRLSRRLSAIAPSPTLAIKAEAERLRASGVDVVDFGPGEPDLPSPEAVKRAGIEAIENDFTHYTVAAGIPELRQAIAAHYSGRAGVPVDAREVIVGAGGKSVLFLVMLALLDPGDEVVIPAPYWVSFPEQVRLAGARPVPAALDPGDGFTIRAELLERVLTPATRMLLLNSPANPSGAVLPPGEARKIVELAVERDLWVVSDETYESFVYEQEGAASLLAHRPELGDRLVFVSAFSKSWAMTGWRIGYAIAAPEVISAVVTLQSHDTTHASSVSQKAALAALSGSAASEPARTREIYRRRRDRLVAGLRAIPGVSCPVPRGAFYVFPDVRELARRRGFATTKELCEALIREQAVATVPGEAFGVPGHIRLSYACSTEAIDEGLARLRAFAGA
- a CDS encoding pantetheine-phosphate adenylyltransferase, translating into MKAVYPGSFDPVTMGHLDLIRRASDLFGSLVVAVLENTAKTPMFGAEERRAMIEEAVREAGLQRVEVASFDGLLSDFARQVGARVIVRGLRAVSDVEYELQMALMNRRLNPRLETLFLTAGEEVSFISSRLVREIVQLGGDVSGLVPRPVAERLARRFGPGKARG
- the recN gene encoding DNA repair protein RecN, with product MLRELRIENLVLARRVELSFSPGLNLITGETGAGKSLLVGALALALGGRGEASMVRQGEERAVVEALFDLSGRPDLVRRLATAGYDPRGDELLIRREIGAEGRSRALIGGSTVTLSLLRELTAGLVEMHGQHEQQSLLAPENHREILDRFARHGALLERTRRAFGELRECEARLKEHRERAAAREARRELIEYRLAELEAVAPKPGEEEELRRERERLRHAEEIGEALAAALQLLYEGEGSATEKIHAAARRLHRQADRGEQFAELADRLDDVRAQVDEIAADLRSAASEIAPDPERLAEVEDRLHRLDKLRRRFDGAPLEDLIAQGEALRRELAELEGAEESAAQLAEQRQSAAAAYLAAARELHESRRRAAGELERKVASLLEELAMPKARLEVHVTPRPGLEDDPGAIDASRIAADGLSGVEFHLRANPGEPARPLRKVASGGELSRLMLALDVALEGELPPRTLLFDEVDQGLGGQAADRLGEFLSRVSRHHQVICITHLPQVASRADTHVTVTKKQRSGRTVAVVKTLTDLDERVEEVARMLAGSVVTDTARRHAEAMIRGEAGGPGRSRGVAR
- a CDS encoding DUF423 domain-containing protein, translating into MTERTCFAAGCWFAAAAVAAGAFAAHGLGDGASAELFRTASRYQIVHALALIALASPWARRTAGRVAGPAAWAFAAGVVLFSGSLYLLGLGAPRWVGMVTPAGGLAFIAGWCALALGARRTGRG